A window from Drosophila nasuta strain 15112-1781.00 chromosome 3, ASM2355853v1, whole genome shotgun sequence encodes these proteins:
- the LOC132792040 gene encoding uncharacterized protein LOC132792040, which yields MQQEIVERCLPQLLQHLLECDEQQKHVDYDDCLKYATVCIANHNEPADTYDSVEENLTNFVERFHLECLGELGDTVKLLSQVILDDQQLQEEHKWSVLDFMLSVNFRAFNTARMYLKDLMACRQQLLRSLDWAYSYKKKDRFKAEQQQGEMLQKRSFDLDSELDSIEDNSLSAATNQSSVDLSLDLSLLSSHESSAVSPQQEAAKDQAELEQARQRYSLALSQLQEQQQPKASNEEPPNEPCSVAAFAVSFGNYLHQPLQDVQHAVQQYGEEGFLLREVLAMFFQPRSCRYFEVDNQLLQLRSNAANQQLLSKFLAPLQHMQLLQLFIDCYQRHLETLSSLTAALRRLLKPVVETLTYFEQRVAIDPKQATLRCLLRAMRPSLPRLQLLWSLAVGSYALPPQQQLCIAAHYRSQYIVYNLLQLAALPAHLDTEGRRGSAAALLLHVLQVYCQFLDSWWLLGDFQDWHAEFPAQQQLIDGRTQYVMRPLEGEDASELSQSPIYQIIERHIVCAGKSLAVLHDANRLGHFVGVHRALLKKSLYHMLVKTLLPQLKPYQLEPLKKQSKAPDIFRQLRATDNEQLRGMYYAYYKESQVDFKLPHICTIDELMKQCLSCASYAPLHELICRSLDRVLEPRVLLVNSFVVHLLREQLKLQHVLAELRQVYLLLDFEEFAEKLELALHQLEQGFTAPARQQLQQVLDQHNTRVAYPFSVALPSADLDQLSLLYSCDATLDCIIYASQLDLYNIAYRRQLQLHVAIRKLQQLPTLNFTSTLQSCKANLELALQQQLKLPQLQQAAVECDAQLELSVSLPQLQLAHNTFVQQMCCILLTDNDDEELLQELLMLANILAKHWLRLQRVFATPTEASSWSCKADDLADFDAQFGELKIDYLLSVNKLSDAMQCLLD from the coding sequence ATGCAGCAGGAAATCGTTGAACGTTGCTTGCCACAGCTGCTGCAACATCTTCTCGAATGCGACGAGCAGCAGAAACATGTCGACTACGATGATTGTCTGAAATACGCCACAGTTTGCATAGCAAATCACAATGAACCGGCGGATACATACGATAGTGTTGAGGAGAATCTAACGAATTTTGTTGAACGATTTCATTTGGAATGTCTCGGGGAACTAGGAGACACAGTGAAGCTGCTGAGTCAGGTGATACTCGACGATCAGCAATTGCAGGAGGAGCACAAATGGAGCGTGCTGGATTTTATGCTCTCGGTGAACTTTCGTGCTTTCAACACGGCGCGAATGTATCTCAAAGATCTGATGGCTTGTCGCCAGCAGTTGCTTCGATCCCTCGACTGGGCATACAGCTATAAGAAGAAAGACAGGTTCAAGGCTGAGCAGCAACAAGGGGAAATGCTGCAGAAACGTTCATTCGATCTCGACAGCGAATTGGATAGCATTGAAGACAATTCCTTGTCAGCAGCCACAAATCAATCCTCGGTGGATTTATCGTTGGATTTATCATTGCTTTCCTCACACGAATCCAGCGCAGTAAGTCCACAACAAGAGGCAGCTAAAGATCAAGCCGAGCTGGAGCAGGCGCGTCAGAGATATTCTCTAGCTCTCAGTCAACtgcaggagcaacaacaaccgaaaGCCAGCAACGAAGAGCCTCCCAATGAGCCGTGTTCTGTGGCCGCTTTTGCCGTCTCCTTTGGCAACTATTTGCATCAGCCACTGCAAGATGTGCAACACGCAGTGCAACAATACGGCGAGGAAGGATTTCTGCTGCGCGAGGTGCTCGCCATGTTCTTTCAGCCACGCAGCTGTCGCTACTTCGAGGTGGACAATCAACTGTTGCAACTGCGTTCCAATGCGGCCAACCAGCAACTGCTCTCGAAGTTTCTTGCACCGTTGCAGCAcatgcaactgctgcagctgttcaTCGATTGCTATCAGCGACACTTGGAGACGTTGTCCAGCTTAACAGCAGCCTTGCGGCGTCTGCTCAAACCCGTCGTGGAGACTCTCACCTATTTTGAGCAACGCGTGGCCATCGATCCAAAGCAGGCCACATTGCGTTGCCTGCTGCGTGCCATGCGGCCGAGCTTGCCACgtctgcagctgctgtggaGTCTGGCCGTTGGCAGCTACGCGTTGCCGCCGCAACAGCAACTCTGCATCGCTGCGCACTATCGCAGCCAATACATTGTCTACAATCTGCTGCAACTTGCCGCGTTGCCCGCACATCTGGATACCGAGGGGCGACGTGGCAGCGCAGCGGCCTTGCTGTTGCATGTGCTGCAAGTGTATTGCCAGTTTTTGGATAGCTGGTGGCTGCTGGGCGACTTTCAGGACTGGCACGCAGAGTTCCCCGCACAGCAGCAACTCATCGACGGACGCACACAGTACGTGATGCGACCTCTGGAGGGTGAAGATGCCTCAGAGCTCTCTCAATCTCCCATCTATCAGATCATTGAGCGGCACATTGTATGCGCAGGCAAATCGTTGGCTGTGCTCCACGATGCCAATCGTCTGGGACACTTTGTGGGCGTACATCGTGCGCTGCTGAAGAAATCACTGTATCACATGCTGGTCAAGACGCTGCTGCCTCAGCTGAAACCGTATCAGCTAGAGCCTCTGAAGAAGCAATCTAAGGCGCCGGACATCTTTCGCCAGCTGCGTGCCACCGACAACGAGCAGCTGCGTGGCATGTACTATGCTTACTACAAGGAATCGCAGGTGGACTTTAAGCTGCCCCACATTTGCACCATCGACGAGTTGATGAAGCAATGCTTAAGTTGTGCAAGCTATGCGCCGTTGCATGAACTCATCTGCCGCTCGTTGGATCGTGTGCTGGAGCCAAGAGTATTGCTTGTGAATTCATTTGTGGTGCATTTGCTACGCGAACAGCTGAAGTTGCAACATGTATTGGCAGAGTTACGCCAAGTTTATTTGCTGCTCGATTTTGAGGAATTTGCTGAGAAACTTGAGCTGGCTCTGCATCAATTGGAACAAGGTTTCACTGCGCCGGCCAgacagcagttgcaacaagTGCTCGATCAGCACAACACGCGTGTGGCATACCCCTTCAGTGTGGCACTGCCGAGTGCAGATCTTGATCAACTGTCGCTGCTCTACAGCTGTGATGCAACACTCGATTGCATTATCTATGCTTCACAACTTGATCTGTATAACATCGCTTATCGCaggcagttgcagttgcatgtgGCCATACGTAAGTTGCAACAGCTGCCAACGCTCAATTTCACTAGCACTCTGCAGAGTTGTAAAGCCAATTTAGAGCTAgctttgcagcagcaactgaagcTGCCGCAATTGCAGCAAGCGGCAGTCGAATGTGATGCTCAGTTGGAGCTGAGTGTAAGCTTGCCACAGCTGCAGTTGGCGCACAATACGTTCGTGCAACAGATGTGCTGCATTCTGCTGACCGACAACGATGACGAAGAGCTGTTGCAGGAGCTTCTTATGCTGGCCAACATTCTGGCCAAGCATTGGCTGCGCTTACAACGCGTTTTTGCCACACCAACTGAAGCGAGCAGCTGGAGTTGCAAAGCTGATGATTTGGCTGACTTTGATGCGCAGTTTGGTGAGTTGAAAATTGATTATTTGCTGTCCGTTAACAAATTGAGCGATGCCATGCAATGTCTTCTCGACTGA
- the LOC132790669 gene encoding ubiquitin-conjugating enzyme E2-18 kDa: MAKEEPIMDGPKRMQNELKLMMGYKELKQVQLLEAEKDNIFKWFALLMPNTPPYDKGAFKLEVDFPKEYPFRPPRLHINTKIYHPNVNERAQVCLPILETEHWIPTSRMDSIFNVLLATINDPQPENPYSMDIASQFQNDPKKFYSTAEAWVARYSDRRPTDQELAKIARRKKKAAMR; the protein is encoded by the coding sequence ATGGCGAAGGAGGAGCCCATCATGGATGGGCCAAAGCGCATGCAGAACGAACTCAAGCTAATGATGGGCTACAAGGAGCTGAAGCAAGTGCAACTCCTTGAAGCAGAGAAGGACAACATCTTCAAGTGGTTTGCTCTGCTCATGCCCAACACTCCGCCCTATGACAAGGGCGCCTTCAAACTCGAAGTGGACTTTCCCAAGGAATATCCATTTCGACCGCCTCGTTTGCACATCAACACCAAGATCTACCATCCGAATGTGAATGAACGTGCTCAGGTTTGCCTGCCCATCCTCGAAACGGAGCATTGGATACCAACTTCCCGCATGGattcaattttcaatgtgCTGCTTGCTACCATTAATGATCCGCAACCCGAGAATCCTTATTCTATGGATATTGCGAGTCAGTTTCAGAATGATCCGAAAAAGTTTTATAGCACAGCCGAAGCCTGGGTGGCGAGATATAGCGATCGTCGGCCCACGGATCAGGAGCTGGCCAAGATTGCGAGGCGCAAGAAAAAGGCTGCAATGCGTTGA